A region of Rhizorhabdus wittichii RW1 DNA encodes the following proteins:
- a CDS encoding aromatic-ring-hydroxylating dioxygenase, beta subunit (PFAM: aromatic-ring-hydroxylating dioxygenase, beta subunit): MSSQVKTTDDRLRIQWEVEQFLYEEAALLAERRFEDWYALIAEDIHYAVPAREVRILKDIDKQFLPLSKGAHFEDNYKSLGMRVKKLSDHRTWVENPPMYQRTAVTNVRVRETDVAGEYEAYSNIAFTRSRLEKVYPPLIGYRHDLVRRSDGPLGFRLARRTVYLDHAVLPGSGISTFL; this comes from the coding sequence ATGAGCTCTCAGGTTAAGACCACCGATGATCGGCTCCGGATCCAGTGGGAAGTCGAACAGTTCTTGTACGAGGAAGCCGCACTCCTCGCCGAACGGCGCTTCGAAGACTGGTACGCCCTGATCGCCGAGGACATCCACTATGCTGTCCCCGCGCGCGAGGTGCGGATCCTGAAGGATATCGACAAGCAGTTCCTGCCGCTATCGAAAGGCGCTCACTTCGAGGACAATTATAAATCGCTCGGAATGCGCGTCAAGAAGCTCTCCGATCACCGCACCTGGGTGGAAAACCCCCCGATGTACCAGCGTACCGCCGTCACCAATGTCCGCGTGCGCGAAACCGATGTCGCGGGTGAATATGAAGCCTACAGCAACATCGCCTTCACCCGCTCTCGCCTCGAAAAAGTCTATCCGCCGCTGATCGGCTACCGCCATGATCTCGTCCGACGCAGCGATGGGCCGCTAGGATTCAGACTCGCCAGGCGAACCGTCTACCTCGATCACGCCGTGCTCCCGGGATCCGGCATCTCAACCTTCCTGTAA
- a CDS encoding ring hydroxylating dioxygenase, alpha subunit (PFAM: ring hydroxylating dioxygenase, alpha subunit; Rieske [2Fe-2S] domain protein) — protein sequence MAKRNAVDVADLFDRDTGVLKASAYSDQAVYDLEMERIFARSWLFLGHESQIPKFGDYITTTMGEDSVILSRQGDGSFAAFLNQCRHRGNRLCLADRGNAKSFRCSYHGWVFNNAGGLVSMPHEANYTIDKSKWGAPRVPRVETYKGLIFGNWRADAPDLLSSLGEATWYLDAFLDANEGGVELIGPQRNISSANWKWQAEQHATDHLHVAVSHFSGFAALAPEGSPPRSYEHIFHPGEQGHQFALPKLGHASSGFFKNMNDGDAAMLQQFPPHPAPEYYYGPGRDIMRERLGDIRTDHMGTLVMTVFPNFSLNRAAHYLRVWQPRGPHKTEVWNYVIVDRNMPQEVKDAVVRGCTLAFNASGLLEQDDAENVAMCQRGVSEGYIARQTHLNMALGLGKGGPNPDYPGTINDVYSEEGGRAFYSHWQDMLAGDEA from the coding sequence ATGGCAAAGAGAAATGCAGTTGACGTTGCTGATCTATTTGATCGCGACACTGGTGTGCTGAAGGCTAGTGCTTATTCGGATCAGGCGGTTTACGATCTTGAGATGGAGCGGATCTTTGCGCGATCCTGGCTGTTTCTCGGCCACGAGAGCCAAATTCCGAAGTTCGGTGACTATATCACCACCACCATGGGTGAGGATTCGGTGATCCTCAGTCGTCAGGGGGATGGTTCGTTCGCTGCGTTCCTCAATCAGTGCCGTCACCGCGGCAACCGCCTGTGCCTTGCGGACCGCGGCAACGCCAAATCGTTCCGCTGCAGCTATCATGGCTGGGTGTTCAATAATGCCGGCGGACTGGTGAGCATGCCGCACGAGGCGAACTACACTATCGACAAATCCAAATGGGGGGCGCCGCGTGTCCCGCGCGTCGAGACCTACAAGGGGCTGATTTTCGGCAACTGGCGCGCCGATGCGCCCGACCTGTTGAGTTCACTGGGTGAGGCGACATGGTACCTCGACGCCTTCCTCGACGCTAACGAAGGCGGGGTCGAACTCATTGGTCCTCAGCGGAACATCTCCTCCGCGAATTGGAAGTGGCAGGCCGAACAGCACGCAACCGATCATCTCCATGTGGCAGTTTCGCATTTCTCTGGCTTTGCCGCACTCGCACCCGAAGGATCGCCTCCTCGCTCGTATGAACATATCTTTCATCCAGGCGAGCAAGGACATCAATTTGCCCTTCCAAAACTCGGCCATGCATCGTCGGGTTTCTTCAAGAATATGAACGACGGCGACGCTGCGATGTTGCAACAGTTTCCACCGCACCCGGCCCCTGAATACTATTATGGACCCGGGCGAGACATCATGCGGGAGCGATTGGGTGACATCCGCACCGATCATATGGGAACGTTGGTGATGACGGTGTTCCCGAATTTTTCGCTCAATCGTGCCGCTCATTATCTGCGCGTCTGGCAGCCGCGCGGTCCGCATAAGACCGAGGTCTGGAACTATGTGATCGTCGATCGGAATATGCCGCAGGAAGTCAAGGACGCGGTCGTTCGCGGTTGTACGCTGGCCTTTAACGCGTCTGGCCTGCTCGAACAGGATGATGCGGAAAACGTGGCAATGTGCCAGCGCGGCGTGAGCGAGGGGTATATCGCCCGCCAAACACATCTCAACATGGCGCTTGGGCTGGGCAAGGGTGGGCCGAACCCGGACTATCCTGGGACGATCAATGATGTCTATTCCGAAGAAGGCGGCCGAGCCTTCTACTCACATTGGCAGGACATGCTGGCGGGAGATGAAGCATGA
- a CDS encoding transposase, IS4 family (PFAM: transposase, IS4 family protein): protein MWTPATRAQHTRVAKRYQTDLSDAEWRLIAAFLPEARSTGRRREWPMREIVNAIFYVLRGGIAWRLLPKDFPPWQTVYRWFALLRDEAVFERMNHALVMTDRERTGREASPSAAIIDSQSVKTTESGGPRGYDAGKKIKGRKRHALVDTDGRALLVEPHTADVQDRDGGGAVLQISRGLFPFIEKVWADGGYNHERVTQATSITVEIVSKITGQTGFVVLPRRWVVERFFAWINRNRRLAKDVEATLKSAAAFLYAAAAMLMIRRLARSA, encoded by the coding sequence ATGTGGACCCCGGCCACCCGCGCGCAGCATACGCGCGTGGCGAAGCGATACCAGACGGATTTGAGTGATGCGGAGTGGCGATTGATCGCCGCATTTCTGCCCGAGGCACGTTCGACCGGGCGACGGCGGGAATGGCCGATGCGCGAGATCGTGAACGCCATATTCTATGTGCTGCGCGGCGGGATCGCCTGGCGACTGTTGCCGAAAGACTTTCCTCCGTGGCAGACAGTCTACCGCTGGTTTGCCCTGTTGCGCGACGAAGCAGTGTTCGAGCGAATGAACCATGCTCTGGTGATGACCGACCGCGAACGGACGGGGCGCGAGGCCAGCCCGAGCGCGGCCATTATCGACAGTCAGAGCGTCAAGACCACGGAAAGCGGCGGCCCACGGGGCTATGACGCCGGCAAGAAGATCAAGGGGCGCAAGCGACATGCCCTGGTCGATACCGATGGCAGGGCGCTGCTGGTCGAACCTCACACCGCCGATGTCCAGGATCGTGATGGCGGTGGTGCAGTGCTGCAAATATCACGCGGCCTGTTCCCGTTCATCGAGAAGGTCTGGGCCGATGGCGGCTACAACCATGAGCGCGTCACGCAGGCTACCAGCATCACCGTTGAAATCGTCAGCAAAATCACCGGGCAGACCGGCTTCGTCGTCCTGCCAAGGCGCTGGGTCGTTGAACGCTTCTTCGCATGGATCAACCGAAATCGCCGTCTCGCCAAGGACGTCGAGGCAACCCTCAAGTCCGCCGCAGCATTCCTCTACGCCGCCGCTGCCATGCTCATGATCCGCAGACTGGCGCGATCAGCGTGA
- a CDS encoding transposase, IS4 family (PFAM: transposase, IS4 family protein), with amino-acid sequence MWTDTTRTQYARAGLALPSDLTDAEWSVLEPLLPPPSYVGRPRKWPLRRIVEAILYLLRGGLPWRMLPPCFPPVSTVRRWFYLWRDNKLWLSLNHALLLMAREATGREASPSAGVIDSQSVKTTESGGPRGYDAGKKIKGRKRHILTDTEGNLVHAVIHTADIQDRDGAPLVLLEIICRFPWLRHVFADGGYAGDKLREALRRIGKWTVEIVKRSDVAKGFVVLPRRWVVERTLAWLNRNRRLAKDFEQTIASATAWLFIASIQLFARRIARL; translated from the coding sequence ATGTGGACCGATACCACTCGGACGCAGTATGCCCGCGCGGGGCTGGCTTTGCCAAGCGATTTGACCGATGCCGAATGGTCGGTACTCGAACCGCTATTGCCGCCGCCCTCCTATGTGGGCCGACCACGCAAATGGCCGCTGCGGCGAATTGTCGAGGCAATCCTGTATTTGCTGCGCGGGGGACTGCCGTGGCGAATGCTGCCGCCCTGCTTTCCGCCGGTCTCGACGGTGCGGCGCTGGTTTTACCTGTGGCGCGATAACAAACTGTGGCTCTCGCTCAATCATGCCCTGCTGTTGATGGCTCGTGAAGCGACTGGTCGCGAGGCTTCTCCCAGCGCCGGCGTGATCGATAGCCAGAGCGTGAAAACGACTGAAAGCGGCGGCCCTCGCGGCTATGACGCGGGCAAGAAGATCAAGGGCCGTAAGCGCCACATCCTCACCGACACCGAGGGCAATTTGGTACATGCGGTGATCCACACCGCCGACATTCAGGACCGCGACGGTGCGCCACTGGTGCTGCTTGAAATCATCTGCCGCTTTCCATGGCTGCGCCATGTCTTTGCCGATGGCGGCTATGCTGGCGACAAGCTCAGGGAAGCGCTCCGGCGTATCGGCAAATGGACCGTCGAGATCGTCAAGCGATCCGATGTGGCAAAAGGCTTCGTGGTTCTCCCGCGCCGCTGGGTCGTCGAGCGAACACTGGCTTGGCTGAATCGCAACCGCCGCCTCGCCAAGGACTTTGAACAGACCATCGCATCGGCAACTGCGTGGTTGTTCATAGCTTCCATCCAGCTATTCGCCCGTCGCATCGCAAGGCTATGA
- a CDS encoding transcriptional regulator, GntR family (PFAM: regulatory protein GntR, HTH; GntR domain protein), with the protein MSGRQASGKLDNDAAAKRSVASIAYDVISSRIASGEYSANERLNEAQLVKELRVSRGAVREAMNRLASDGLIEIELNKGASIRAITRGDLSDFLQVRAVFESFAAHRAAERVNEPGVREAVLALLDQCSMLEAHPSPEGMVEHDTSFHSTVMDLSGSFVMSTEWRKLRRSRYRKRFLKLLSTNEILMSISQHREILFAILDGDSDLAGSFATKHVRLTNSRIQRMSNDQFEAIYNSTGPQFIPSERPTSATALNSKDQSRPSLVNVA; encoded by the coding sequence ATGAGCGGAAGGCAAGCAAGTGGAAAATTGGACAATGATGCCGCTGCCAAGCGTTCGGTCGCGAGTATCGCTTATGATGTGATTTCGAGCAGGATTGCATCGGGGGAGTACAGCGCGAACGAACGGTTGAACGAAGCGCAACTTGTTAAGGAGCTCCGAGTTAGTCGCGGCGCGGTGCGTGAGGCGATGAACAGGCTTGCATCCGATGGTTTGATAGAGATCGAGCTGAACAAGGGTGCTTCGATTCGCGCTATCACACGCGGGGATCTCTCGGATTTTCTCCAGGTCAGGGCAGTTTTTGAATCCTTCGCTGCACACAGGGCTGCGGAACGGGTTAACGAACCGGGTGTGCGTGAAGCGGTTCTCGCATTGCTCGATCAGTGCTCTATGCTCGAAGCGCATCCATCGCCCGAGGGTATGGTCGAACATGACACCAGTTTCCACTCAACGGTTATGGATCTTTCGGGAAGTTTCGTCATGTCAACGGAATGGCGCAAGCTCCGGCGATCAAGGTATCGCAAAAGATTCCTCAAATTATTGTCGACCAACGAAATATTGATGTCGATTTCACAACACCGGGAGATCCTCTTCGCGATACTCGATGGTGATTCGGATCTAGCCGGTAGCTTTGCTACGAAGCATGTCCGCCTTACGAATAGTCGCATCCAACGCATGTCCAATGATCAGTTCGAGGCCATATACAACTCGACTGGACCTCAATTCATTCCGAGTGAAAGACCAACATCGGCGACGGCGCTCAACTCGAAGGACCAGTCTAGGCCTTCCCTCGTCAACGTAGCGTGA
- a CDS encoding Glyoxalase/bleomycin resistance protein/dioxygenase (PFAM: Glyoxalase/bleomycin resistance protein/dioxygenase), producing MSVKQLGYLIFECRADVLEQMVVVYQDIIGAVVERDEGGRALVRLDGRPFRIRLDPGPANRLAAIGWNVDPSDLAAIAEQVEKACYSVVTADAELAADRAAAQVRQFADNDGFTHELYVESSFPTDPVLESLFVCGEEANGIFGLGHLVVIVADRAKTQSFFTDVLGFGLSDRVTWPEADIFFLHCNQRHHTVALSAPALGLKPGMVHHLMLEAKSKEQVDRAFAAVKRLGYDVLMTIGQHSNDKVYSFYMMAPAGFAVELGFGGQVIGDLESWHVGFYDAPSIWGHELQLPAH from the coding sequence ATGTCAGTAAAACAACTTGGCTACCTTATTTTTGAATGTAGGGCTGATGTTCTGGAGCAAATGGTAGTCGTATACCAAGATATCATCGGTGCTGTGGTGGAGCGTGATGAAGGCGGACGCGCTCTTGTTCGCCTTGATGGCCGACCTTTCCGTATCAGGCTCGATCCTGGCCCCGCAAACCGCCTTGCGGCGATCGGTTGGAATGTAGACCCTAGTGATCTGGCGGCGATAGCGGAACAGGTGGAGAAGGCATGTTATTCGGTCGTAACGGCTGATGCGGAACTGGCCGCAGATCGCGCGGCCGCCCAAGTTCGACAGTTCGCCGATAACGATGGCTTTACCCATGAACTGTATGTCGAATCGTCGTTTCCCACCGACCCTGTGCTCGAGTCTCTATTCGTCTGTGGTGAAGAAGCGAACGGCATCTTCGGCTTGGGGCACCTCGTAGTGATCGTGGCTGATCGGGCGAAGACTCAATCTTTTTTCACTGATGTTCTGGGCTTCGGACTCAGTGATCGGGTAACTTGGCCTGAAGCCGACATCTTCTTCCTTCACTGCAACCAGCGTCATCACACCGTTGCACTTTCGGCACCGGCGCTCGGTCTTAAGCCAGGTATGGTTCATCATCTGATGCTAGAAGCCAAGAGCAAAGAGCAGGTTGATCGCGCGTTCGCAGCGGTCAAGCGCTTGGGCTATGATGTCCTCATGACAATTGGCCAGCACTCCAATGATAAGGTCTACTCCTTCTACATGATGGCACCGGCTGGTTTTGCAGTTGAGTTGGGCTTTGGTGGCCAGGTGATTGGAGATTTGGAAAGTTGGCATGTTGGATTCTATGACGCACCGAGCATTTGGGGCCACGAGTTGCAGTTGCCGGCGCATTGA
- a CDS encoding transposase IS3/IS911 family protein (PFAM: transposase IS3/IS911 family protein), translated as MKPKSSLKKSAPKAPAERVVKDIRRATRRHFSAEDKIRIVLEGLRGEDSIAELCRKEGIAQSLYYTWSKEFMEAGKRRLAGDTARAATTGEVHDLRRETRALKECVADLTLENRLLKKSMIADGGDDE; from the coding sequence ATGAAGCCCAAATCCTCCTTGAAAAAATCGGCGCCGAAGGCCCCAGCTGAGCGGGTGGTGAAGGACATACGGCGTGCGACGCGCCGGCACTTCTCTGCAGAGGACAAAATCAGGATCGTGCTGGAGGGGCTGCGCGGCGAAGACAGTATCGCCGAGCTGTGCCGCAAGGAAGGCATCGCCCAGAGCCTGTATTACACCTGGTCGAAGGAGTTCATGGAAGCGGGCAAGCGTCGTCTGGCCGGCGATACCGCCCGAGCTGCGACCACCGGCGAGGTGCACGACCTGCGCCGCGAAACCCGTGCCCTGAAGGAATGCGTGGCCGACCTGACGCTGGAAAACCGTCTGCTCAAAAAAAGCATGATCGCGGATGGGGGCGACGACGAATGA
- a CDS encoding transposase, IS4 family (PFAM: transposase, IS4 family protein): MMGERTVAQEALFYSFNLERHVPPDHLLRSIDRFVDLSDIREHLRPYYSETGRPSIDPELMIRMLIIGYCMGIRSERRLCDEVHLNLAYRWFCRLGLEGDVPDHSTFSKNRHGRFRDSDLLRQLFEMTVARCMAEGLVGGEGFAVDASLIRADVHRQRSVPGEEGLPPEAVGRAVAEYLDVLDDAAFGGATPVTPKRINLTDPASRWTAATREAAFYAYSTNYLIDLDHAVIVDVEATTSVRQAEVTAQRRMIERTQDRFGIWPERLVADTAYGSAPNLAWLVEEMSIEPHIPVFDKSARTDGSFERADFVYDHDDDSYICPVGNRLRRSNRNFSTPRDRVDKDGSIRYRARQQDCQSCALRQRCTPNMPARKVTRSIHEGARDLARDIATTDAYLVSRRQRKKVEMLFAHLKRILKLDRLRLRGPNGARDEFHLAAAAQNLRKMAKIIPMARPAPA, from the coding sequence ATGATGGGCGAGCGGACGGTGGCGCAGGAAGCGCTGTTCTACAGCTTCAATCTGGAGCGGCATGTGCCGCCGGATCATCTGCTACGCTCGATCGACCGGTTCGTGGACCTGTCGGATATCCGCGAGCACCTGCGGCCTTATTATAGCGAGACGGGTCGGCCATCGATCGACCCAGAGTTGATGATCCGGATGCTGATCATCGGCTATTGCATGGGCATCCGGTCGGAGCGACGGCTGTGTGACGAGGTGCATCTCAACCTCGCCTATCGCTGGTTCTGCCGGCTGGGGCTGGAGGGCGACGTGCCCGATCACTCGACGTTCTCGAAGAACCGGCATGGACGCTTCCGCGACAGCGATCTGCTGCGGCAACTGTTCGAGATGACGGTGGCGCGCTGCATGGCCGAAGGACTGGTCGGCGGCGAAGGCTTTGCGGTCGATGCGAGCCTGATCCGGGCGGATGTCCACCGGCAACGGTCGGTGCCGGGTGAAGAGGGCTTGCCGCCGGAAGCGGTCGGTCGTGCGGTCGCTGAGTATCTGGACGTGCTGGACGATGCGGCGTTCGGCGGTGCAACGCCGGTGACACCCAAGCGGATCAATCTCACCGATCCAGCCTCGCGCTGGACCGCCGCCACGCGCGAGGCGGCCTTTTACGCCTACAGCACCAACTATCTGATCGACCTCGATCATGCGGTCATCGTCGATGTCGAGGCGACCACCTCGGTGCGGCAGGCGGAGGTGACCGCCCAGCGCAGGATGATCGAGCGAACGCAGGATCGCTTCGGCATCTGGCCCGAGCGCCTCGTGGCCGATACCGCCTATGGCTCTGCCCCCAACCTGGCCTGGCTGGTCGAAGAGATGAGCATCGAGCCGCATATTCCGGTGTTCGACAAGTCCGCTCGGACTGACGGCAGCTTCGAGCGCGCCGACTTCGTCTATGACCATGATGACGACAGCTACATCTGCCCGGTCGGCAACCGCCTACGGCGTTCCAACCGCAACTTCAGCACGCCCCGTGATCGCGTCGATAAGGACGGTTCGATCCGCTACCGCGCGCGTCAGCAGGACTGCCAGAGCTGTGCTCTGCGCCAGCGATGCACGCCCAACATGCCCGCTCGCAAGGTCACCCGATCGATCCACGAAGGCGCGCGCGATCTGGCCCGCGACATCGCCACCACCGACGCGTATCTCGTCTCACGTCGCCAGCGCAAGAAGGTCGAGATGCTGTTCGCCCACCTCAAGCGCATCCTGAAGCTGGATCGCTTGCGCCTGCGCGGCCCCAATGGCGCAAGAGACGAGTTCCACCTCGCCGCAGCGGCACAGAACCTCCGCAAAATGGCAAAGATCATCCCGATGGCCAGGCCCGCACCGGCCTGA